Proteins encoded within one genomic window of Thermococcus celer Vu 13 = JCM 8558:
- a CDS encoding V-type ATP synthase subunit F, translating to MKIAVLGDRDTALGFRLAGAHEVYSFGDTPLEMERLRNKLKELVERDDIGIILISERFVGRVELPDVTVPIILQIPDKSGSRLGEEAIKEIVRRAIGVELKR from the coding sequence ATGAAGATAGCAGTGCTCGGCGACAGGGACACGGCGCTCGGCTTCAGGCTGGCAGGTGCCCACGAGGTTTACTCCTTCGGGGATACCCCCCTGGAGATGGAGCGCCTCAGGAACAAGCTGAAGGAACTCGTCGAGAGGGACGATATAGGGATAATCCTGATATCCGAGAGATTCGTTGGGAGGGTCGAACTCCCCGATGTAACGGTTCCGATCATCCTTCAGATCCCGGACAAGTCCGGCTCCAGGCTTGGTGAGGAGGCCATCAAGGAGATAGTTAGGAGGGCAATAGGTGTTGAACTGAAGAGGTGA
- a CDS encoding ATP synthase subunit B — protein MPGMEYSTVSKIYGPLMIVQGVKGVAYGEVVEVETQDGEKRKGQVLEAREDMAIVQVFEGTRDLDVKSTRVRFTGETLKVPVSMDMLGRVFNGIGKPIDGGPDIIPEDRRDVHGAPLNPVARAYPRDFIQTGVSAIDGMNTLIRGQKLPIFSGSGLPHNMLAAQIARQAKVLGEEEKFAVVFAAMGITYEEANFFKKSFEETGAIERAVLFLNLADDPAIERIITPRMALTVAEYLAFDYDMQVLVILTDMTNYAEALREISAAREEVPGRRGYPGYMYTDLATIYERAGRVRGRKGSITQVPILTMPDDDITHPIPDLTGYITEGQIVLSRELHRKGIYPPIDVLPSLSRLMKDGIGKGMTREDHPQLSQQLYAAYAEGRSLRDLVAVVGEEALSETDRKYLKFADRFEKEFVAQRYDEDRSIFETLDLGWELLAELPESELKRVRKEYILKYHPKYRKREG, from the coding sequence ATGCCGGGAATGGAGTACTCGACCGTTAGCAAGATCTACGGCCCGCTCATGATAGTTCAGGGCGTTAAGGGCGTCGCCTACGGTGAGGTCGTCGAGGTGGAGACCCAGGATGGAGAGAAGAGGAAGGGACAGGTCCTCGAGGCCAGGGAAGACATGGCGATAGTCCAGGTCTTCGAGGGCACGAGGGACCTCGACGTTAAGAGCACCCGCGTCCGCTTCACCGGCGAGACCCTCAAGGTTCCGGTCTCGATGGACATGCTCGGCAGGGTCTTCAACGGCATCGGAAAGCCCATAGACGGCGGGCCCGATATAATCCCCGAGGACAGGAGAGACGTCCACGGTGCTCCCCTCAACCCGGTCGCAAGGGCCTACCCGAGGGACTTCATCCAGACGGGTGTGAGCGCGATAGACGGAATGAACACCCTCATCCGCGGTCAGAAGCTCCCGATCTTCAGCGGTTCCGGTCTTCCCCACAACATGCTCGCCGCCCAGATAGCCAGGCAGGCGAAGGTCCTCGGCGAGGAGGAGAAGTTCGCTGTGGTCTTCGCGGCGATGGGTATCACCTACGAGGAGGCCAACTTCTTCAAGAAGAGCTTCGAGGAGACGGGGGCAATAGAGAGGGCCGTCCTCTTCCTCAACCTGGCGGACGACCCTGCCATCGAGCGTATCATCACCCCACGTATGGCCCTCACGGTTGCGGAATACCTCGCCTTCGACTACGACATGCAGGTCCTCGTCATACTCACGGACATGACCAACTACGCCGAGGCTCTGCGTGAGATATCCGCCGCGAGGGAAGAGGTTCCCGGAAGGCGCGGTTATCCGGGTTACATGTACACTGACCTGGCCACCATCTACGAGCGCGCGGGCCGCGTCAGGGGCAGGAAGGGAAGCATAACCCAGGTGCCCATCCTGACGATGCCAGATGATGACATAACCCACCCGATTCCCGATCTCACGGGTTACATCACCGAGGGCCAGATAGTCCTCAGCAGGGAGCTCCACAGGAAGGGCATCTATCCGCCAATCGACGTCCTCCCGAGCCTCAGCCGTCTGATGAAGGACGGTATCGGTAAGGGCATGACCAGGGAGGATCACCCACAGCTCAGCCAGCAGCTCTACGCGGCCTACGCCGAGGGACGCTCGCTGAGGGACCTCGTGGCGGTCGTCGGCGAGGAGGCCCTGAGCGAGACGGACAGGAAGTACCTAAAGTTCGCGGACAGATTCGAGAAGGAATTCGTCGCCCAGCGCTACGACGAGGACAGGAGCATCTTCGAGACCCTCGACCTCGGCTGGGAGCTCCTCGCGGAACTGCCGGAGAGCGAGCTCAAGCGCGTCAGGAAGGAGTACATCCTCAAGTACCACCCCAAGTACAGGAAGAGGGAGGGCTGA
- a CDS encoding alanyl-tRNA editing protein, with protein MTERLFYRNAYLWEAGAKVERTERKGKNVRVLLDRTIFYPEGGGQPSDRGIIAGEGFRITVERVEGKDEIWHEGRLEGRLPEQGEPVRLILDAEWRYENMRQHTGQHILSAVFKDLHDAGTTGFQIFAEYNKIEIDYPGELTWETVLEVERRANEIVWSDLPVEVEVYDELPDELRQRLRKGLSDKVKPPIRIVSIPGVDVIPCGGTHVRSTREVGLIKVVRFYRKSRKLWRIEFVAGNRAIRYLNDILSDYWESLDEMPNKNRPLVERVRELREEMGELEDEKNALRRELWDWKARALLDDAEEINGIRVISYVEDAPMKDAQAFVVHLVDRNPGTIVLVAGENYVVFARNREVKGPSMKDLLEKVLSEVGGGGGGSEILARGGGFKAPPEEVLKVARRALGDYLG; from the coding sequence ATGACGGAGAGGCTGTTCTACAGGAACGCCTACCTCTGGGAGGCCGGGGCGAAGGTGGAGAGGACCGAAAGAAAGGGGAAAAACGTAAGGGTCCTGCTCGACAGGACGATTTTCTACCCCGAAGGAGGAGGTCAACCCTCCGACAGGGGAATAATAGCGGGCGAGGGGTTCAGGATAACCGTTGAGCGGGTCGAGGGAAAGGACGAGATATGGCACGAGGGAAGGCTTGAGGGACGTCTTCCCGAGCAGGGAGAGCCCGTCAGGCTGATTCTCGATGCGGAATGGCGCTACGAGAACATGCGTCAGCACACGGGACAGCACATCCTCTCGGCGGTCTTCAAGGATCTCCACGATGCCGGCACGACCGGCTTTCAGATATTCGCGGAGTACAACAAGATAGAGATAGACTACCCCGGGGAGCTCACCTGGGAGACCGTTCTTGAGGTTGAAAGGAGGGCCAACGAAATCGTGTGGTCGGACCTTCCGGTTGAGGTCGAGGTTTACGATGAGCTTCCCGATGAGCTCCGGCAGAGGCTCCGGAAAGGGCTCTCCGATAAGGTCAAGCCACCCATAAGGATAGTCTCCATCCCGGGGGTTGACGTCATCCCCTGCGGCGGGACGCACGTGAGGAGCACGCGGGAAGTGGGCCTGATTAAGGTGGTTCGTTTTTACAGGAAGAGCAGGAAACTCTGGCGCATCGAGTTCGTGGCTGGGAACAGGGCCATTAGGTACCTCAACGATATCCTATCGGATTACTGGGAGAGCCTCGACGAGATGCCCAACAAGAACCGCCCCCTCGTTGAAAGGGTGAGGGAGCTCAGGGAGGAAATGGGCGAACTCGAGGATGAAAAGAACGCCCTCAGGAGGGAACTCTGGGACTGGAAGGCCCGCGCCCTGCTGGACGATGCCGAGGAGATCAACGGAATTAGGGTAATCTCTTACGTTGAGGATGCCCCGATGAAGGACGCCCAGGCCTTCGTTGTGCACCTCGTTGACAGAAACCCGGGAACCATCGTCCTTGTTGCCGGGGAGAACTACGTGGTATTCGCCAGGAACCGCGAGGTTAAAGGGCCGTCTATGAAAGACCTGCTGGAGAAGGTTCTTTCCGAGGTCGGGGGAGGTGGAGGTGGCAGTGAGATCCTCGCGAGGGGCGGCGGCTTTAAGGCCCCGCCGGAGGAAGTGCTGAAAGTAGCCCGCAGGGCCCTGGGGGATTACCTTGGATGA
- a CDS encoding V-type ATP synthase subunit D, producing MAELLNVKPTRMELLNLKRRITLARKGHKLLKDKQDALVMEFFTIYDEALRLRRELGQKMAEAFSALQAAEIDVGTLRLREISLSVNPNGEVEIKSRNVMGVPVPLIEAESFRRSANERGYAFVSSSTKVDLAAGKFEEVLDLAVRLAEVEETLKRLGREIEVTKRRVNALEYIIIPRMEATVKFIKQRLDEMERENFFRLKRVKALIEARAGSS from the coding sequence ATGGCAGAACTACTCAACGTGAAGCCAACGCGTATGGAGCTCCTTAACCTCAAGAGACGCATAACCCTCGCCCGGAAAGGCCACAAGCTCCTGAAGGACAAGCAGGACGCCCTGGTGATGGAGTTCTTCACGATATACGACGAGGCCCTCAGGCTCAGGAGGGAACTGGGGCAGAAGATGGCCGAGGCCTTCAGCGCTCTCCAGGCGGCGGAGATAGACGTCGGAACCCTTCGCCTCAGGGAGATAAGTCTCTCCGTCAACCCCAACGGGGAGGTCGAGATAAAGAGCAGGAACGTCATGGGAGTTCCGGTTCCGCTCATCGAGGCCGAGTCCTTCAGGAGGAGCGCGAACGAGCGCGGTTACGCCTTCGTTTCGAGCTCGACAAAGGTCGACCTCGCGGCCGGGAAGTTCGAGGAGGTCCTCGACTTAGCGGTCCGTCTGGCCGAGGTGGAGGAAACGCTGAAGAGGCTCGGCAGGGAGATAGAGGTCACCAAAAGGCGCGTCAACGCCCTCGAGTACATCATAATCCCGCGCATGGAGGCCACGGTTAAGTTCATCAAACAGCGCCTCGACGAGATGGAGCGCGAGAACTTCTTCAGGCTCAAGCGCGTTAAGGCCCTTATAGAGGCCAGAGCCGGGAGTTCGTGA
- a CDS encoding V-type ATP synthase subunit C produces MEVGAVTGILDTTLALVFTWVGYKTTAILWKYTPYSYPNARISAMEAKLLTEQRFNELAESRTLQNFVVGLEDTDYRDYLANVSSYTVEEVERALESALAGTYELMIKILPKRVGPFFRLMLEEWDIRNVSSVVKAKLGGEVASDYIIEIGPMLPKVKAMAEAKTLEEILVILEGTPYEEPYQRLLLGEVSVQRFETELYRMHYEKLLDYALSRKGEERVILEEFVRLRIDRANILTVLRGKSAKMSAEELRSLIIPGGSVKLDPLLHVEDLSMALAELDSTRYGKVIRDVREEVERDLSVLERTLEDYILRRMKELARFYPLSVATPLGYILQKEREVRKLGAMAKLIEDGVHPERIKELVGDVS; encoded by the coding sequence ATGGAAGTGGGAGCGGTAACGGGAATCCTCGACACAACTTTGGCCCTGGTGTTCACTTGGGTGGGGTACAAGACGACCGCGATACTCTGGAAGTACACCCCCTACTCCTACCCGAACGCCCGGATAAGTGCCATGGAGGCGAAACTCCTCACGGAGCAGCGCTTCAACGAGCTGGCCGAGAGCAGAACGTTGCAGAACTTCGTCGTCGGCCTTGAGGATACGGACTACAGGGACTACCTCGCCAACGTTTCGTCCTACACCGTTGAGGAGGTAGAGAGGGCCCTCGAGAGCGCCCTCGCCGGCACTTACGAGCTGATGATCAAGATCCTCCCGAAGAGGGTCGGTCCCTTCTTCAGGCTCATGCTCGAGGAATGGGACATCAGAAACGTCAGCAGCGTGGTTAAGGCGAAGCTCGGCGGAGAGGTCGCGAGCGATTACATCATCGAGATAGGCCCGATGCTGCCCAAGGTAAAGGCCATGGCCGAGGCGAAGACCCTTGAGGAGATACTCGTCATCCTCGAGGGCACCCCCTACGAGGAACCCTATCAGAGACTGCTCCTCGGCGAGGTATCCGTTCAGAGGTTCGAAACCGAACTTTACAGGATGCATTACGAGAAACTTCTCGACTACGCCCTCTCGAGAAAGGGCGAGGAGAGGGTTATCCTCGAGGAGTTCGTCAGGCTCAGGATAGACAGGGCCAACATACTCACCGTCCTTCGGGGGAAGTCCGCCAAGATGAGCGCGGAGGAGCTAAGATCTCTGATAATCCCCGGTGGGAGCGTGAAACTCGACCCGCTCCTGCACGTTGAGGACCTGAGCATGGCCCTGGCCGAGCTCGATTCCACCAGGTACGGTAAGGTCATCAGGGACGTCAGGGAGGAGGTCGAGAGGGACCTCAGCGTCCTCGAGAGAACGCTCGAGGATTACATCCTCCGGAGGATGAAGGAACTCGCCAGGTTCTACCCGCTCAGCGTCGCCACGCCCCTTGGCTACATCCTCCAGAAGGAGAGAGAGGTCAGGAAACTCGGGGCCATGGCGAAGCTCATTGAGGATGGCGTTCACCCGGAGAGGATAAAGGAGCTCGTGGGTGATGTCTCATGA
- a CDS encoding ferritin family protein, whose translation MPAPLEAFMNDDAFEEIKAVLSDVSRRPFPEVLSYLIRSEEYSVGIYILLENTLPRSYWGVKFRDFVEKKLREGEKLWRVVRKLYPNLESEGETREWSRTFLNRRFELKTVGDYLAVLEVVMELEKLGERVYSYLAGRLSGEEKHLMMDLAKLSRDNYEALKREYDRVRSIKSDTLFKDFARELKGDEDGS comes from the coding sequence ATGCCCGCACCCCTCGAGGCCTTTATGAACGATGATGCCTTCGAGGAGATAAAGGCCGTTCTAAGTGATGTCTCAAGGAGGCCGTTTCCCGAGGTTCTATCGTATCTCATCCGAAGCGAGGAATATTCGGTGGGGATATACATCCTTCTGGAGAATACGCTTCCAAGGAGCTACTGGGGAGTGAAGTTTAGGGATTTCGTGGAAAAGAAGCTCCGGGAAGGGGAAAAACTCTGGAGGGTGGTCAGGAAGCTGTACCCCAATCTGGAATCTGAGGGTGAAACCCGTGAATGGAGCAGGACCTTCCTTAATAGGAGGTTCGAATTAAAAACCGTGGGGGACTACCTCGCGGTTCTGGAGGTCGTTATGGAGCTCGAAAAGCTGGGCGAGCGGGTGTATTCGTACCTTGCCGGTCGGCTCTCCGGTGAAGAAAAGCACCTAATGATGGACCTGGCCAAGCTCTCCAGGGACAATTACGAGGCCCTGAAAAGGGAGTACGACAGGGTGAGGAGCATAAAATCGGATACGCTTTTTAAGGATTTCGCGAGGGAGCTCAAGGGTGATGAGGATGGAAGTTGA
- a CDS encoding M20 family metallopeptidase — MEVELLKGLVSIRSPFGEEGEVSRFISSFLEEHGFKVETLPVEGFGDDVIAYLPGKGPTVVLNGHMDTVNLSPGWTRNPSGELEGDRFYGLGSADMKGGLAALMGAFVELGNLPRRERPNVIFTAVSDEEGYSRGAWELIRSGKLDKADLVLVAEPTNESLMLGARGRFVVQVEVIGKKAHAARPSLGVNAVEELGRFVGNLGRIRFRSHRKLGKGSYCTLHIEGSADGLSVPDRARAIIDRHVVLGEDWDKVEGELLNLAGRLKLRGEVRVEKFKRPTPDMLPYAVRENNGFVRLFRRVHAALFGKEPGITYGRSVGDFNYFGTYLGKPTLVYGPIGGNWHSSDEWVSVESVRRVKAMYVEFLRSLV; from the coding sequence ATGGAAGTTGAACTGCTCAAAGGGCTCGTCTCCATCCGTTCCCCCTTCGGGGAAGAGGGGGAGGTCTCACGTTTCATCTCCTCGTTCCTCGAGGAGCACGGCTTTAAAGTGGAGACCCTTCCGGTAGAGGGCTTCGGTGACGACGTGATCGCTTACCTTCCAGGAAAGGGGCCCACCGTCGTCCTTAACGGGCACATGGACACGGTGAACCTTTCCCCGGGCTGGACGAGGAATCCCTCCGGAGAGCTCGAGGGTGACCGCTTCTACGGGCTCGGCAGCGCGGACATGAAGGGTGGTCTCGCCGCCCTCATGGGTGCCTTCGTCGAGCTCGGGAACCTCCCAAGGCGGGAGAGGCCGAACGTTATCTTCACCGCCGTCAGCGACGAGGAGGGCTACTCGAGGGGAGCGTGGGAGCTGATAAGGAGCGGGAAGCTCGATAAAGCCGACCTCGTCCTCGTGGCCGAGCCCACCAACGAGAGCCTCATGCTCGGCGCGAGGGGGCGGTTCGTGGTTCAGGTCGAGGTGATTGGAAAGAAGGCCCACGCCGCGAGGCCTTCCCTCGGGGTGAACGCCGTCGAGGAACTTGGAAGGTTCGTGGGTAACCTGGGGCGGATCAGGTTCAGAAGCCATAGAAAACTCGGAAAGGGCTCGTACTGCACGCTCCACATCGAGGGCTCCGCCGACGGGCTGAGCGTCCCCGATAGGGCAAGGGCGATAATCGACAGGCACGTAGTGCTCGGCGAGGACTGGGATAAGGTCGAGGGGGAACTCCTCAACCTCGCAGGAAGGCTGAAGCTCAGGGGGGAGGTCAGGGTCGAGAAGTTCAAGCGGCCGACCCCGGATATGCTCCCCTACGCTGTCAGGGAGAACAACGGGTTCGTGAGGCTCTTCAGGAGGGTTCACGCCGCGCTCTTCGGAAAGGAGCCGGGGATAACCTACGGGAGGAGCGTGGGCGATTTCAACTACTTCGGAACCTACCTGGGTAAACCGACGCTCGTTTACGGCCCCATCGGCGGAAACTGGCACTCCTCAGATGAGTGGGTGAGCGTTGAGTCCGTGAGGCGGGTTAAGGCGATGTACGTTGAGTTCCTCAGGAGTCTGGTATAA
- a CDS encoding ATP synthase subunit K (produces ATP from ADP in the presence of a proton gradient across the membrane; the K subunit is a nonenzymatic component which binds the dimeric form by interacting with the G and E subunits), with the protein MDPIVYVSLGAALAAGLAGAASAFGVGIAGAAAAGVVAEDEKNFKNALILEGLPMTQSIYGLITLFLILMVSGILGGGFKFTANNTDNIVKSAILLGAGLTVGLTGLSAIPQGIIAGAGIGAVAKNPKTFTQGIIFAAMAETMAIFGLVGALIMIVIGVGF; encoded by the coding sequence ATGGACCCGATAGTTTACGTATCCCTTGGTGCGGCCCTCGCCGCAGGACTGGCTGGAGCGGCATCTGCCTTCGGTGTTGGTATAGCCGGAGCGGCCGCGGCTGGAGTCGTCGCCGAAGACGAGAAGAACTTCAAGAACGCCCTCATCCTCGAGGGACTGCCAATGACCCAGAGCATATACGGCCTCATCACACTGTTCCTCATCCTGATGGTCTCGGGAATCCTCGGTGGCGGCTTCAAGTTCACGGCCAACAACACGGACAACATCGTTAAAAGCGCCATCCTCCTCGGTGCCGGCCTTACGGTTGGCCTCACCGGTCTCTCGGCAATACCCCAGGGAATCATCGCGGGCGCGGGCATCGGTGCCGTCGCCAAGAACCCGAAGACCTTCACCCAGGGAATCATATTCGCCGCCATGGCGGAGACGATGGCCATCTTCGGTCTCGTTGGAGCCCTGATCATGATAGTCATCGGAGTCGGCTTCTGA
- a CDS encoding V-type ATP synthase subunit E, with amino-acid sequence MEGAEPIIQEINREAERKIQYIISEAQKEAEKIKEEAKKRGEAKAEWILRKARTQAETEKQRIIAGARLEVRRKRLEVQESLIREVITALKDRLAELPDEEYFPMLVELTAGAIEELGTGSVVARSNERTLRLIEARLEEFRAAVSEKAGRNVEITLGEPLSSIGGVLVETIDGSVRVDNTFEARIGRLESELRAEIAKALFG; translated from the coding sequence ATGGAAGGGGCAGAGCCCATCATTCAGGAGATTAACAGGGAAGCGGAGCGGAAGATACAGTACATAATCAGCGAGGCCCAGAAAGAGGCGGAGAAGATCAAGGAGGAGGCGAAGAAGAGGGGAGAGGCAAAAGCCGAGTGGATCCTCAGAAAGGCCAGGACCCAGGCCGAGACCGAAAAACAGCGCATAATAGCCGGCGCTCGCCTTGAGGTCAGGAGGAAGCGCCTTGAGGTTCAGGAGAGTCTCATCCGCGAGGTGATAACCGCCCTCAAGGATAGACTCGCGGAGCTCCCGGATGAGGAGTACTTCCCCATGCTCGTTGAACTCACCGCGGGGGCCATCGAGGAGCTCGGGACTGGGAGCGTCGTGGCTCGCTCCAACGAAAGGACCCTCAGGCTCATCGAGGCCAGGCTCGAGGAGTTTAGGGCGGCGGTTTCGGAGAAGGCCGGTAGAAACGTGGAGATAACCCTCGGTGAACCCCTGTCCAGCATAGGCGGCGTCCTCGTTGAGACCATCGACGGTTCGGTCAGGGTGGACAACACCTTTGAGGCGAGGATAGGACGGCTTGAGAGCGAGCTGAGGGCGGAGATAGCCAAGGCTCTCTTCGGGTGA
- a CDS encoding ATP synthase subunit A gives MGRIIRVTGPLVVADEMRGSKMYEVVRVGEMGLIGEIIRLEGDRAVIQVYEETSGIRPGEPVEGTGASLSVELGPGLLTSMYDGIQRPLEALRKLSGDFIARGLTAPPLPRDKKWHFTPKVKVGDRVTGGDVLGVVPETSIIEHRILVPPGVEGEVVEIAEEGEYTIEEVIARVKKADGSIEELKMYHRWPVRVKRPYRMKLPPEVPLITGQRTIDTFFSQAKGGTAAIPGPFGSGKTVTQHQLAKWSDAQVVVYIGCGERGNEMTDVLEEFPKLKDPKTGKPLMERTVLIANTSNMPVAAREASIYTGITIAEYFRDQGYDVALMADSTSRWAEALREISGRLEEMPGEEGYPAYLASKIAEFYERAGRVVTLGSDERVGSVSVIGAVSPPGGDFSEPVVQNTLRVVKVFWALDADLARRRHFPAINWLRSYSLYLDAVQDWWHKNVDPEWRKMRDQAMALLQKEAELQEIVRIVGPDALPDKEKAVLIVTRMLREDYLQQDAFDEVDTYCPPKKQVTMMRVILNFYDRTMEAVDRGVPVEEIAKLPVREKIGRMKFEPDVEKVRALIDETNEQFEELFKRYGA, from the coding sequence ATGGGAAGGATAATTCGCGTTACCGGTCCTTTGGTTGTTGCCGACGAAATGAGAGGAAGCAAGATGTACGAGGTGGTTCGCGTCGGCGAAATGGGCCTCATAGGGGAGATAATCCGCCTTGAGGGCGACAGAGCAGTCATCCAGGTCTACGAGGAGACGTCCGGAATCAGGCCCGGCGAGCCCGTCGAGGGAACCGGCGCCTCTCTGAGCGTTGAGCTCGGCCCCGGACTCCTCACGTCAATGTACGACGGTATCCAGAGGCCCCTTGAGGCCCTAAGGAAGCTCAGCGGTGACTTCATCGCGAGGGGTCTCACCGCCCCGCCCCTGCCGAGGGACAAGAAGTGGCACTTCACCCCAAAGGTTAAGGTTGGGGACAGGGTAACCGGCGGCGACGTCCTCGGCGTCGTTCCCGAGACCAGCATCATCGAGCACAGGATCTTAGTTCCGCCGGGGGTTGAGGGAGAGGTAGTTGAGATAGCCGAGGAGGGCGAGTACACCATCGAGGAGGTCATAGCGAGGGTGAAGAAGGCCGACGGGAGCATCGAGGAACTCAAGATGTACCACCGCTGGCCCGTCCGTGTGAAGAGGCCCTACAGGATGAAGCTCCCGCCCGAGGTTCCTCTCATCACGGGTCAGAGGACAATCGACACCTTCTTCAGCCAGGCGAAGGGTGGAACCGCCGCCATTCCGGGCCCCTTCGGTTCCGGGAAGACCGTTACCCAGCACCAGCTGGCCAAGTGGAGCGACGCCCAGGTCGTCGTCTACATCGGTTGCGGCGAGCGCGGGAACGAGATGACCGACGTCCTTGAGGAGTTCCCCAAGCTGAAGGACCCGAAGACCGGGAAGCCCCTCATGGAGAGGACCGTTCTCATAGCCAACACCTCGAACATGCCAGTCGCCGCCCGTGAGGCTTCAATTTACACCGGAATCACGATAGCCGAGTACTTCCGTGACCAGGGTTACGACGTGGCTTTGATGGCCGATTCGACGAGCAGGTGGGCCGAGGCGCTCCGTGAGATATCCGGCCGTCTCGAGGAGATGCCGGGTGAGGAGGGTTACCCAGCTTACCTCGCGAGCAAGATAGCCGAGTTCTACGAGCGCGCCGGCAGGGTGGTCACCCTCGGGAGCGACGAGAGGGTTGGAAGCGTCTCCGTCATAGGAGCGGTCTCGCCGCCCGGCGGTGACTTCAGCGAGCCCGTCGTCCAGAACACGCTCAGGGTCGTTAAGGTCTTCTGGGCCCTGGACGCCGACCTGGCGAGGAGGAGGCACTTCCCGGCCATCAACTGGCTCAGGAGCTACTCCCTCTACCTCGATGCCGTTCAGGACTGGTGGCATAAGAACGTTGACCCCGAGTGGAGGAAGATGCGCGACCAGGCCATGGCCCTCCTCCAGAAGGAGGCCGAGCTCCAGGAGATAGTCAGGATCGTCGGTCCCGATGCTTTGCCAGATAAGGAGAAGGCCGTTCTCATAGTCACGAGGATGCTCCGTGAGGACTACCTCCAGCAGGACGCCTTCGACGAGGTCGACACCTACTGTCCGCCGAAAAAGCAGGTCACGATGATGAGGGTCATCCTGAACTTCTACGACAGAACCATGGAGGCCGTCGACAGGGGAGTTCCGGTTGAGGAGATAGCCAAGCTCCCCGTGAGGGAGAAGATAGGCCGTATGAAGTTCGAGCCGGATGTGGAGAAGGTCAGGGCCCTCATCGACGAGACCAACGAGCAGTTTGAGGAGCTCTTTAAGAGGTACGGAGCGTGA